A genome region from Cucumis sativus cultivar 9930 chromosome 4, Cucumber_9930_V3, whole genome shotgun sequence includes the following:
- the LOC101216603 gene encoding glycine-rich protein A3, with amino-acid sequence MGGGKDKHDESDKGLFSHLAHGVAHGAGYPSHGYPPPGGYPPPGGYPPPGGYPPPGGYPPSHGYPPQGYPPAGYPPGAHPPGAYPGPSAPHHSGHGVAGMLAGGAAAAAAAYGAHHVAHSAGHHYPHGVAHYGHGHGHGGKFKHHGKFKHGKFGKHKHGKHGMFGGGKFKKWK; translated from the exons ATGGGGGGTGGAAAAGATAAACATGATGAATCTGACAAAGGTTTATTCTCCCATCTGGCTCATGGTGTTGCCCATGGAGCTGGATATCCTTCCCATGGATACCCACCTCCTGGCGGGTATCCACCTCCTGGAGGGTATCCACCTCCTGGAGGGTATCCCCCACCCGGAGGATATCCTCCATCTCATGGCTATCCACCCCAAGGATATCCCCCAGCTGGCTACCCTCCAGGCGCTCATCCTCCTGGTGCTTATCCTGGACCCTCTGCTCCACACCATTCAG gGCACGGTGTAGCAGGAATGCTCGCCGGAGGTGCTGCAGCTGCAGCAGCGGCATATGGAGCTCATCACGTGGCCCATAGCGCTGGTCATCATTACCCCCATGGTGTTGCTCATTATGGTCATGGTCACGGTCACGGTGGAAAATTCAAGCACCATGGGAAGTTCAAGCACGGAAAGTTTGGGAAACACAAACATGGGAAACACGGGATGTTTGGCGGAGGAAAATTCAAGAAGTGGAAGTAA